A single genomic interval of uncultured Sphaerochaeta sp. harbors:
- the deoC gene encoding deoxyribose-phosphate aldolase, with amino-acid sequence MDRKTFCHIIDHTLLKPEATREQIEKLCMEARENEFATVAIEPVYIPYAASLLQGSKTGITSAIAYPHGSWSIKAKCHEIGLCLKAGASDCDYVLDLGALKEGNWDQIRKEARECRKATGSAILKIILEVSLLTDEEIRIASLISAEEGADFIKTATGYLASPTIEQVAIMAEAVAGTKTSVKAAGGFSSMKRVQQALDLGVKRIGTSSAFKLLEELQS; translated from the coding sequence ATGGACAGAAAAACATTTTGCCATATCATCGACCATACATTGCTTAAGCCTGAGGCAACCAGAGAACAGATAGAAAAGCTGTGCATGGAGGCAAGGGAAAACGAGTTTGCAACCGTCGCCATAGAACCCGTTTACATACCCTATGCTGCAAGTCTCTTACAAGGCAGCAAGACAGGCATCACCAGTGCAATAGCTTACCCCCATGGATCATGGAGCATTAAAGCGAAGTGCCATGAGATCGGACTCTGCCTGAAAGCAGGTGCAAGTGATTGTGACTATGTCCTCGACTTAGGTGCTCTAAAAGAGGGAAATTGGGATCAAATCAGAAAGGAAGCACGGGAGTGTAGAAAAGCTACCGGTTCTGCAATTCTCAAGATTATCCTCGAAGTATCGCTCCTTACTGATGAAGAAATCCGTATAGCTTCTCTTATAAGCGCAGAAGAAGGTGCAGATTTTATAAAAACTGCAACCGGTTATCTCGCATCCCCAACCATCGAACAAGTAGCCATCATGGCTGAAGCAGTCGCAGGAACCAAGACAAGTGTCAAAGCTGCAGGGGGGTTTTCCTCCATGAAACGGGTACAACAAGCATTGGATTTAGGGGTAAAACGCATCGGCACCAGTTCCGCATTTAAACTCCTGGAAGAACTGCAATCGTAA
- a CDS encoding alcohol dehydrogenase catalytic domain-containing protein, producing the protein MQALVLTDYKKLEIQDVPRPAITSPTQVLIRIKAAAICGSDVHGYDGSSGRRRPPIIMGHEGSGIIEEVGSMVTGFAVGDRVTFDSTIYCGTCSYCRQGLFNLCDNRRVLGVSCEEYKQDGIFAEYALVEERVLFHLPPALDFIQASLAEPAGVAAHAISQANISLADDVAVVGAGLIGLLIIKLLRTMTSGTIIALDLDENRRKKALEVGADKAFDPTDSDMLSHVQQITDRQMLPLVFEAVGATAPVQTALSLVKKGGEVVLVGNITPEIKIPLQSVVTRQIRLQGTCAINGEYPAVLKMMANKALVVDDLISKVVPLEEGPLWFDKLYNREEELLKVVLVPGKK; encoded by the coding sequence ATGCAAGCGCTCGTTCTCACTGACTACAAGAAATTGGAAATTCAGGATGTTCCGCGTCCTGCCATCACCTCCCCTACCCAGGTGCTTATACGCATCAAGGCTGCTGCCATTTGTGGTAGTGATGTCCACGGTTATGATGGCTCAAGCGGACGACGACGCCCGCCCATCATCATGGGGCATGAAGGAAGTGGGATCATCGAAGAAGTTGGTTCCATGGTTACCGGCTTTGCAGTTGGGGATCGTGTTACCTTCGACTCAACCATCTACTGTGGAACCTGTTCCTATTGCAGACAAGGCCTATTCAATCTCTGTGACAATCGCAGGGTGCTGGGGGTGAGTTGTGAGGAGTACAAACAGGATGGTATTTTTGCTGAGTATGCCTTGGTGGAGGAGCGTGTCTTGTTTCACCTTCCTCCCGCCTTGGATTTTATTCAGGCATCCCTTGCTGAACCAGCAGGAGTAGCAGCCCATGCAATCTCACAAGCCAACATCTCCCTCGCTGATGATGTTGCAGTGGTAGGAGCTGGATTGATCGGGCTCTTAATCATCAAGCTACTGAGAACCATGACCAGCGGAACTATCATTGCATTGGATCTTGATGAGAATAGAAGGAAAAAGGCACTGGAAGTAGGTGCAGACAAAGCATTCGACCCCACAGACAGTGATATGCTCTCACACGTTCAGCAGATAACTGACCGGCAGATGCTCCCTCTGGTCTTCGAGGCCGTCGGGGCAACAGCTCCCGTCCAGACAGCACTCTCCCTGGTAAAAAAGGGAGGAGAGGTAGTTCTGGTCGGAAACATCACTCCTGAGATCAAGATTCCACTACAGAGTGTTGTAACCCGGCAGATCCGGCTCCAGGGAACGTGCGCGATCAACGGGGAATATCCAGCTGTCCTGAAAATGATGGCGAACAAGGCACTTGTGGTCGATGACCTGATCAGCAAGGTGGTACCGCTTGAAGAAGGTCCACTTTGGTTCGACAAACTCTACAATCGAGAAGAAGAACTTCTCAAGGTTGTACTGGTTCCCGGTAAAAAGTGA
- the gnd gene encoding decarboxylating NADP(+)-dependent phosphogluconate dehydrogenase, with amino-acid sequence MKANIGLIGLAVMGENLVLNMESKGFSVAVYNRSISKVDAFLDSRAKGKNIIGTHSLEELVEHLERPRKVMMMVKAGKAVDETIEKLIPLLEAGDIIIDGGNSNYEDSERRMAYVESKGLLYIGTGVSGGEEGALKGPSIMPGGSKSAWESVKPILQGISAHVHGEPCCDWIGKGGAGHFVKMVHNGIEYGDMQLIGEIYDLMHRILKLDNESMQSIFSDWNEGDLDSYLIEITKDILGYKEEDGSFLLDKILDTAGQKGTGKWTGISALHEGVPLTLIVESVFARSVSSQKDERLAASKVYDLAPNHPVSDPQAFITMLGKALYAAKIISYAQGFSLIKAAGETNNWDLNLGGIALLWRGGCIIRSAFLDKISQAFTKNPLLQNLIMDPYFVQILKENHQSLREVVAAAALNGIPTPSLSAALSWFDSYRTERLPANLLQAQRDYFGAHTYERVDKKRGEFFHTNWTGRGGDTASTTYTV; translated from the coding sequence ATGAAAGCAAATATTGGTCTTATCGGCCTTGCAGTAATGGGAGAAAACCTGGTGCTCAATATGGAGAGCAAAGGGTTTAGTGTTGCTGTCTATAACCGTAGCATTTCCAAAGTCGATGCCTTCCTTGATTCCAGGGCGAAAGGAAAGAACATCATCGGTACACACAGCCTTGAAGAACTGGTTGAACATCTGGAACGCCCCAGGAAAGTGATGATGATGGTGAAGGCAGGGAAAGCTGTCGATGAAACCATCGAAAAGCTCATTCCACTTCTGGAAGCAGGAGATATTATCATTGACGGAGGAAACTCCAACTATGAAGACAGTGAGCGTAGAATGGCCTATGTGGAGAGCAAAGGCTTGCTGTACATCGGAACAGGAGTATCGGGTGGCGAGGAAGGTGCCTTGAAGGGGCCCTCCATCATGCCCGGTGGCTCAAAGTCCGCATGGGAATCTGTAAAACCCATACTGCAAGGAATCAGCGCACATGTACATGGCGAGCCATGCTGTGATTGGATCGGGAAAGGAGGCGCGGGTCACTTTGTAAAGATGGTACACAACGGCATCGAGTATGGAGATATGCAGCTTATCGGTGAGATCTACGACCTAATGCATCGAATCCTTAAACTGGACAATGAAAGCATGCAAAGCATATTCTCGGATTGGAATGAAGGAGACCTGGACAGCTACCTGATCGAGATCACCAAGGATATTCTTGGGTATAAGGAAGAAGATGGTTCCTTCCTCCTTGATAAAATTCTTGATACCGCTGGACAGAAAGGAACCGGTAAATGGACCGGCATCAGTGCACTGCATGAGGGTGTTCCCTTGACCTTGATCGTTGAATCTGTTTTCGCAAGAAGCGTTTCAAGCCAGAAGGACGAGCGCCTGGCTGCCAGCAAGGTGTACGACTTGGCACCCAACCATCCTGTTTCTGATCCACAGGCCTTCATCACCATGCTTGGAAAAGCACTCTATGCAGCAAAAATTATCAGCTATGCACAGGGTTTCAGCCTGATCAAGGCAGCAGGTGAGACAAACAATTGGGACCTGAACCTGGGAGGGATTGCCCTGCTCTGGAGAGGCGGCTGCATCATCCGCTCTGCATTTCTCGACAAGATCAGTCAGGCATTCACCAAGAATCCCCTACTGCAGAACCTTATCATGGACCCCTACTTCGTTCAGATCCTGAAAGAGAATCACCAGAGTCTGAGAGAAGTGGTCGCTGCTGCTGCACTGAATGGTATTCCTACCCCATCCTTGAGTGCAGCGCTCTCCTGGTTCGACAGCTACAGGACCGAACGTCTACCGGCAAATCTCCTCCAGGCACAGCGTGACTATTTCGGAGCTCATACATATGAGCGGGTAGACAAGAAGCGGGGAGAATTCTTCCACACCAACTGGACTGGCAGAGGCGGCGATACCGCCAGCACCACCTATACCGTATAA
- a CDS encoding GntR family transcriptional regulator, with product MHSFFVQQQLDKNTPIPLYFQLKTLLLKFIKTQDGVVSLPTEQQLCNHFNISRSTVRQALKELVNEGVIERHKAKGSLTIPKKLEQNFLSVLESFNDEMQEKGLLPTTQVLDLSLIEPSRAIGEALEIPPGEQVVQLIRLRGTGEEPIVLVYTYLPASFKGIRNLIQEDLVNNSLYKLLQSKYHVAIDWTRRIIEIRSAGEFEAKLLHIKAKDPLQYIETISRTKEGVPFEFSKAYYRGDLNKFVIEIRNKRL from the coding sequence ATGCATAGTTTTTTTGTACAGCAACAACTCGACAAAAATACTCCCATTCCACTGTATTTCCAACTGAAAACACTTCTGCTCAAGTTCATAAAGACCCAGGATGGGGTGGTATCGCTACCTACAGAGCAGCAACTTTGTAATCATTTCAATATCTCTCGCTCTACGGTTCGCCAGGCCTTGAAAGAGCTGGTGAATGAAGGAGTCATCGAGCGCCACAAGGCAAAGGGGTCCCTCACCATCCCCAAGAAACTGGAGCAAAACTTTCTTTCAGTCTTGGAGAGTTTCAATGACGAGATGCAGGAAAAAGGGTTGCTTCCTACAACCCAAGTACTCGACCTCTCCCTCATTGAACCATCTCGGGCAATCGGGGAAGCTCTGGAAATTCCCCCTGGAGAACAAGTGGTACAGTTGATTAGACTCAGGGGAACGGGAGAAGAACCCATTGTCCTGGTATACACCTACCTTCCTGCCTCCTTCAAAGGCATCCGCAATTTGATCCAGGAAGACCTAGTAAACAACTCCTTATACAAATTGCTGCAGAGCAAGTACCACGTTGCAATTGACTGGACCAGGAGAATAATTGAAATCCGGAGTGCAGGAGAGTTTGAAGCAAAGCTTTTACATATCAAGGCAAAGGACCCACTGCAATATATCGAAACCATCTCCAGGACCAAGGAAGGAGTACCATTCGAATTCTCAAAGGCATATTACCGTGGCGATCTCAACAAATTCGTCATTGAAATCAGAAACAAGAGGTTATGA
- a CDS encoding sugar kinase, with the protein MASIPLMNKEDASLDFLSLGALVVRLDPGVVPFEYAQNLDLHVSGGEYNVAANLSRAFGQRTAIASAMVDYPVGQKIESEVRRMGVQAFYKRFAHDGVRGPNMAHVYSDRGQGLRAPVVFYNRSNEAASFLTEDSFDWDSIFANKVRWFHSGGIFSALSPAIPSLIIRAMKKAKEQGAIISFDLNYREKLWKSIADAGQDPQKVAQETLSSIVEHVDVLIGNEEDLQLGLGLKGPEVHKSDKLDPSSFYAMMETVSKRFPQIKAVATTMREVQSTNRHRWSAVLYLNGKGYQAPTCELDILDRVGGGDGFASGLIYGLLEGKEPEEALRLGWAHGALLTSYPGDTTMASLAQVEALAKGGSARIQR; encoded by the coding sequence ATGGCATCAATTCCACTCATGAACAAAGAAGACGCATCCTTGGATTTTCTCTCGCTGGGAGCCTTGGTTGTTCGTCTCGACCCGGGCGTAGTCCCTTTCGAATATGCCCAGAATCTTGACTTGCATGTTTCAGGTGGTGAGTATAACGTCGCTGCAAACCTGAGCAGGGCATTTGGACAAAGAACTGCGATTGCCAGTGCAATGGTAGACTACCCGGTAGGACAGAAGATTGAGAGTGAGGTCAGGAGAATGGGAGTACAAGCGTTTTACAAACGCTTCGCCCATGATGGGGTCAGGGGACCCAATATGGCTCATGTGTACAGTGACCGTGGACAGGGACTACGAGCCCCTGTGGTCTTTTATAATCGCAGCAACGAGGCAGCATCATTCCTAACCGAGGACAGCTTCGACTGGGATTCAATCTTTGCAAACAAGGTCAGATGGTTCCATAGCGGAGGCATCTTCAGTGCTCTCTCCCCTGCCATTCCTTCCCTGATCATCCGTGCGATGAAAAAAGCAAAGGAACAGGGAGCCATTATTTCCTTTGACCTGAACTACCGAGAGAAGCTTTGGAAGTCCATTGCCGATGCAGGTCAAGATCCTCAAAAGGTAGCGCAGGAAACCCTCTCTTCGATCGTTGAGCATGTTGATGTTCTCATTGGCAATGAAGAGGACCTCCAGCTTGGCTTAGGGCTCAAGGGACCGGAAGTACATAAGAGTGACAAACTCGACCCATCTTCGTTTTATGCAATGATGGAGACAGTTTCAAAACGTTTTCCCCAGATCAAGGCAGTAGCAACAACCATGAGGGAAGTACAATCAACCAACCGACACCGCTGGAGTGCTGTACTCTATCTCAATGGGAAAGGGTACCAGGCTCCTACCTGTGAACTGGATATTCTTGACCGGGTAGGTGGTGGCGATGGTTTTGCCAGTGGCCTCATCTATGGATTGTTGGAAGGAAAGGAACCGGAAGAGGCACTGCGTTTGGGATGGGCTCATGGAGCACTCCTGACCAGTTATCCCGGCGATACCACCATGGCCAGCCTGGCCCAGGTGGAAGCACTTGCCAAAGGCGGCAGTGCACGAATTCAGAGGTAA
- a CDS encoding Gfo/Idh/MocA family oxidoreductase, with protein sequence MKKVHFGSTNSTIEKKNFSRLYWFPVKSEENMVRYALVGYGKVAHVHAKAIKEAEESTLVAVWGRNNEKAQAFAAEWNITAFTDMQQMIKEEEVDAVIITTPHPLHKEHAITAFQAGAHVLVEKPMALTVSECDAMIEVARQEKKQLAVISQRRWFPASQRIRIAIDDGKLGTPMIGQVTMLGWRDEEYYNSDPWRGKWDSEGGGVLINQAPHQLDLLCWFLGPVKEVYAQWENVNHPYIEVEDTAVGTVRFESGAIASILVSNSQKPGIHAKVHVHGSSAASVGVQTDGGAMFIAGRSGIAEPPVTDLWTIEGEKENIGLWKTEDTNLFNSIDPVAYFFTLQIENFTQALLNGSPLISSGEEGRETVKLIEGMYRSQREGKPVRY encoded by the coding sequence TTGAAGAAGGTCCACTTTGGTTCGACAAACTCTACAATCGAGAAGAAGAACTTCTCAAGGTTGTACTGGTTCCCGGTAAAAAGTGAGGAAAACATGGTTCGTTATGCACTGGTAGGCTATGGCAAGGTAGCACACGTTCATGCAAAGGCCATCAAGGAAGCAGAAGAGAGTACCTTGGTTGCTGTTTGGGGCAGGAACAATGAGAAAGCCCAAGCATTTGCTGCCGAATGGAATATTACGGCTTTTACCGATATGCAACAGATGATCAAGGAAGAAGAGGTTGATGCGGTTATCATAACCACCCCTCATCCATTGCATAAGGAGCATGCCATTACTGCCTTTCAGGCAGGAGCCCATGTTCTGGTAGAGAAACCTATGGCACTGACCGTAAGTGAGTGTGATGCCATGATCGAGGTTGCAAGGCAAGAAAAGAAACAGCTTGCGGTTATCAGCCAACGTCGTTGGTTCCCCGCAAGCCAGCGTATCAGGATAGCTATAGATGATGGGAAACTTGGTACTCCGATGATCGGGCAGGTCACGATGCTGGGGTGGAGAGATGAAGAGTACTACAACAGCGACCCCTGGAGAGGAAAGTGGGACAGTGAAGGCGGTGGTGTCTTGATTAACCAAGCCCCTCACCAGTTGGACTTGCTCTGCTGGTTCCTTGGACCGGTCAAGGAAGTCTACGCACAGTGGGAGAACGTGAACCACCCCTACATCGAGGTAGAGGATACCGCAGTTGGTACAGTACGGTTTGAGAGCGGTGCCATTGCCTCGATTCTGGTTTCAAACTCCCAAAAGCCAGGTATTCACGCCAAGGTACATGTCCACGGTTCAAGTGCTGCTTCGGTAGGAGTACAGACAGATGGAGGGGCGATGTTCATTGCAGGAAGAAGCGGTATTGCCGAGCCTCCTGTCACTGATCTCTGGACCATCGAAGGAGAAAAAGAGAATATTGGACTTTGGAAGACAGAAGATACCAATCTCTTCAACTCGATCGACCCGGTTGCCTACTTTTTTACGCTGCAGATTGAAAACTTCACCCAGGCACTCCTGAACGGAAGCCCACTCATCTCCTCTGGTGAGGAAGGAAGGGAGACCGTCAAGCTGATCGAAGGCATGTATAGGAGCCAGAGAGAAGGAAAACCGGTAAGATATTAG
- a CDS encoding sigma-54-dependent Fis family transcriptional regulator, which produces MSEHRIFELWQEFALHQKPVDLGVVAPEIAASWHRSKDLGLDPFLADMQTVSDQELNQRRRKVQELITSSLPYMHKLFTLIKDDQAVITLCDADAVILEVLANPTAYPEISYPEEGTIHSEKLVGTNAIGLALAIDNSVEVVGAEHWRKVNHEWACYANPLHAGNSIVGCINVACPITGYKNSGTIAPMVQASSNAIERELMFKLKLSDQEKVIQQQKTLLEYVDTGIIAIDRDGVIKQINQQALDIFKVQGAWEGRLLKDLFHSEVNLTALAEQGKMLDEQDLPIKIGSSYAHITCSTYKLELDKLGINLVILVRTPATVRRIVNKASGANARYSFSDIIGSCAAMEQPLKIAQLASKNNTNVLVMGETGTGKELLVQAIHNASERRNKPFIAINCGALSRELIRSELFGYEGGAFTSAKSSGSLGKFELAEGGTLFLDEIGEMPLEVQAVLLRVLQTQEVVRIGGKYPIPVNVRVIAATHRDLAIAVQEQTFRNDLYYRLNVLSINLPALRERNGDIHKLVAFFLKKFQHQFEKPNLTIDDMVCKLFEVYNWPGNIRELENVLQRAAVICENDLITIHDIPSTIVNYQPNDFSHSQAQQDGFSLEEGKREKLIQILQKTNGNVREVSTLLRISRGTVYNMLNRYNIDLQAFRKGYIDS; this is translated from the coding sequence ATGAGTGAGCATCGTATTTTTGAACTATGGCAGGAATTTGCACTCCACCAGAAGCCGGTGGATCTGGGCGTGGTTGCACCCGAGATAGCAGCTTCCTGGCATCGCTCAAAAGACCTGGGTCTCGACCCCTTCCTTGCAGACATGCAAACTGTTTCCGACCAGGAACTGAATCAGAGACGGAGGAAAGTACAGGAACTGATCACCTCCTCCCTACCCTATATGCATAAACTCTTTACCCTTATCAAGGATGACCAAGCGGTAATCACCCTCTGTGATGCTGATGCGGTTATCCTGGAGGTTCTCGCCAATCCCACAGCCTATCCGGAAATCAGTTATCCTGAAGAGGGAACCATCCACAGCGAAAAACTTGTAGGAACCAATGCGATTGGATTGGCACTTGCCATCGACAACTCTGTGGAAGTGGTTGGTGCAGAGCATTGGAGAAAGGTGAACCATGAATGGGCATGCTATGCAAACCCACTCCATGCAGGCAACTCTATCGTAGGATGCATCAATGTTGCCTGTCCCATCACCGGCTATAAAAACTCGGGAACCATAGCACCCATGGTACAAGCATCATCAAACGCCATTGAGCGGGAATTGATGTTCAAACTCAAGCTTAGTGACCAAGAAAAAGTCATCCAGCAACAGAAAACGCTGCTCGAGTATGTTGATACCGGGATCATTGCCATTGATCGGGATGGAGTAATCAAGCAGATTAACCAACAGGCACTCGACATTTTCAAGGTACAGGGAGCTTGGGAAGGCCGTCTTCTGAAAGACCTATTCCATAGTGAAGTAAATCTTACTGCATTGGCTGAACAGGGAAAGATGCTCGATGAGCAGGACTTACCCATCAAGATTGGCTCATCCTATGCACACATTACCTGCTCCACCTATAAATTGGAGCTCGACAAGCTTGGTATTAATCTCGTCATCTTGGTAAGAACTCCGGCCACGGTACGGAGAATCGTCAACAAGGCTTCTGGAGCGAATGCCCGCTATAGCTTCTCTGATATCATCGGCTCCTGTGCAGCTATGGAGCAACCGCTGAAAATTGCCCAGTTGGCAAGCAAGAACAACACAAATGTACTGGTGATGGGAGAAACCGGAACCGGCAAAGAGCTGTTGGTCCAAGCGATTCATAATGCAAGTGAGAGACGGAATAAACCATTTATCGCCATAAATTGTGGGGCACTATCCCGCGAGCTGATCCGAAGTGAATTATTCGGATATGAAGGTGGGGCATTTACCAGCGCTAAGAGCAGCGGTAGTCTTGGAAAATTTGAACTTGCAGAGGGAGGAACACTCTTTTTGGATGAAATTGGGGAGATGCCACTGGAAGTCCAGGCAGTCCTCCTTCGCGTATTACAGACGCAGGAAGTAGTGCGAATAGGTGGAAAGTACCCAATTCCGGTGAACGTCCGTGTGATCGCAGCCACCCACAGGGACCTTGCAATAGCAGTACAGGAACAAACGTTCAGAAATGACTTGTACTACCGCTTGAATGTCCTTTCCATCAATTTACCTGCATTGAGGGAGCGCAATGGCGACATTCATAAGCTGGTCGCATTCTTCCTCAAGAAATTTCAACATCAATTCGAAAAACCAAATCTCACGATTGATGACATGGTCTGTAAATTGTTTGAAGTATATAATTGGCCTGGGAACATCAGGGAGTTGGAGAATGTACTGCAGCGTGCGGCTGTCATTTGTGAGAACGATCTTATTACCATCCACGATATTCCCAGCACCATCGTGAATTACCAACCAAATGATTTTTCCCACAGCCAAGCCCAGCAAGATGGATTCTCCCTCGAGGAAGGGAAACGCGAGAAGTTGATCCAGATTCTCCAGAAAACGAATGGAAATGTACGAGAGGTCTCCACCCTGCTCAGGATTTCCAGGGGAACAGTCTACAACATGCTGAACC
- a CDS encoding glucose-6-phosphate isomerase family protein produces the protein MQSSKTKFNLKNGLAKSEGVESLKRYATNLKGIFADEEKLTSLIDSSNPLIYEFYDLGVEEKPGNLAYGTSIVYPGVVGCEFYMTKGHFHTVLDTAEVYLCLSGHGLMVMENPEGETEIQELTAGEAVLVPGRYAHRSVNISDSEPLVTFFTFAADAGHDYGTIEQKGFRKLVLRTGNETYEVVDNPNWKAN, from the coding sequence ATGCAATCATCAAAAACCAAATTCAACCTAAAAAACGGACTTGCAAAAAGTGAAGGCGTAGAATCCCTCAAACGCTATGCCACCAACCTCAAGGGCATCTTCGCAGATGAGGAAAAGCTCACTTCTCTGATCGATTCCTCCAATCCACTGATCTATGAATTCTATGACCTTGGAGTGGAAGAAAAACCAGGAAACCTCGCGTATGGCACCAGCATCGTTTATCCTGGTGTGGTGGGATGTGAGTTTTACATGACAAAGGGACATTTTCATACCGTTCTCGACACTGCTGAGGTATATCTCTGCCTCTCAGGTCATGGTTTAATGGTAATGGAAAATCCTGAAGGGGAAACCGAGATACAAGAACTTACAGCAGGAGAAGCCGTCCTCGTTCCTGGTCGATATGCTCATCGGTCGGTAAACATCAGTGATTCCGAACCACTGGTCACGTTCTTCACCTTTGCTGCCGACGCAGGACATGACTATGGAACCATCGAGCAGAAAGGCTTCAGGAAACTAGTATTGAGAACAGGCAATGAAACGTATGAGGTGGTAGACAACCCTAATTGGAAGGCAAACTGA
- a CDS encoding MBL fold metallo-hydrolase, which translates to MVEKHIVDSLETWFYEETDKLPVNSMQFAWVGQAGFLFKTKSIRLGIDLYLSDSLARKYQGGEFPHKRMVDIPIPPNTLTNLDVVLCSHGHTDHMDKETLTPLFSDGRGPLVIAPRYEVSRLLDMGVPSERIVGLSEGESFLMKEGIAIHAIPAAHEELTYDSWGQIKALGFVVDMGFVAWYHSGDTVRFPSLSESVRTRNPSLCFLPVNGKKPHLTEKGIIGNLSIAEAGTLAKDIGASLLIPHHFGMFDFNTVAEDAIITTLSDQGWKKDATFILPSLNTIYTYTNERK; encoded by the coding sequence ATGGTAGAAAAACACATTGTTGATTCACTGGAAACATGGTTTTACGAAGAGACAGACAAGCTCCCTGTTAACTCCATGCAATTTGCATGGGTGGGTCAGGCAGGATTCCTATTCAAAACCAAGAGTATTCGCCTGGGAATTGACCTCTACCTCTCAGACTCCCTCGCAAGGAAATATCAAGGTGGGGAATTTCCCCACAAACGCATGGTGGATATCCCCATTCCACCAAATACACTCACGAACCTTGATGTCGTGTTATGCTCCCATGGCCACACAGACCATATGGACAAGGAAACACTCACTCCCCTCTTCAGCGATGGCAGGGGACCACTGGTCATTGCCCCTCGCTACGAGGTTTCCCGTCTCCTGGATATGGGAGTCCCCTCCGAGCGGATTGTTGGGTTGAGTGAGGGAGAGTCTTTCCTTATGAAGGAAGGGATAGCTATCCATGCAATCCCAGCTGCGCATGAAGAGCTCACCTATGATTCCTGGGGCCAGATAAAAGCACTTGGATTCGTGGTCGATATGGGGTTTGTAGCCTGGTACCACAGTGGAGATACCGTACGCTTCCCTTCGCTTAGTGAATCAGTCAGAACCCGGAACCCTTCACTCTGCTTCCTCCCGGTAAATGGGAAGAAACCCCATCTTACCGAGAAGGGCATCATTGGTAATCTCTCGATAGCAGAAGCAGGAACCCTCGCCAAGGATATCGGCGCATCCCTTCTCATACCACACCATTTTGGTATGTTCGATTTCAATACTGTAGCAGAAGATGCGATTATCACTACGCTCAGTGATCAAGGATGGAAAAAGGATGCCACATTCATACTCCCAAGCCTCAATACCATCTATACCTACACTAATGAGAGGAAGTAG
- a CDS encoding shikimate dehydrogenase — MEHFGIDAELKGIDFAPHSAPEAYREAVSFIKNDPHSLGALVTTHKLDCYQASKDLFEGTGPYTKLLHEASSISKRGKELWAHAKDPITSGLALENCMPKGYFTKSDASMLLLGAGGSSLALSLYLINKAKESDDVPKHIIITNRSEKRLEEMKAIHATLDSPISFTYELCPTPEENDAVMQRLPEGSLVINATGLGKDGPGSPLPDNAHFPKNGYVWEFNYRGELQFLSQAKAAQAEKKLTIVDGWQYFIYGWTQVIAEVFHIDIPVSGPAFDTICDIALKAIK; from the coding sequence ATGGAGCATTTTGGAATCGATGCCGAGCTGAAAGGGATCGACTTTGCACCACACTCCGCACCTGAAGCATACAGAGAAGCTGTCTCCTTTATTAAAAATGATCCTCACTCCCTAGGAGCATTGGTCACCACCCATAAGCTCGATTGTTACCAAGCAAGCAAGGACTTGTTCGAAGGAACCGGGCCCTACACCAAGCTACTGCACGAGGCGAGTTCCATCAGTAAACGGGGAAAAGAACTCTGGGCACACGCAAAGGACCCGATCACCAGTGGCCTTGCCTTGGAAAATTGTATGCCCAAAGGATATTTCACCAAATCTGATGCTTCCATGCTTCTCTTGGGCGCTGGAGGCAGCTCACTTGCACTCAGTCTTTACCTGATCAACAAGGCAAAAGAGTCCGATGACGTTCCAAAGCACATCATCATTACAAACCGCAGTGAAAAACGATTGGAAGAGATGAAGGCTATCCATGCAACGCTGGATAGTCCTATCTCTTTCACGTATGAACTCTGTCCCACACCAGAGGAGAATGATGCGGTGATGCAAAGATTGCCAGAAGGGTCCCTCGTGATCAATGCAACAGGACTTGGAAAGGATGGCCCAGGATCCCCTCTTCCTGATAATGCACACTTTCCCAAAAACGGATATGTCTGGGAGTTCAACTATCGGGGTGAGTTGCAGTTCCTCAGCCAGGCAAAAGCAGCACAAGCAGAGAAAAAGCTTACCATCGTGGATGGTTGGCAGTATTTCATCTACGGATGGACACAGGTTATTGCGGAGGTCTTTCATATTGACATCCCAGTAAGTGGACCTGCCTTCGATACCATCTGTGATATCGCATTGAAAGCAATAAAATAA